CAACACGCTGGACCAGCTGACGAGCGGCCGCGCTGCCATCCATGTCATCTCCGGCGGCGACGATACCGACCAGGCGCGCGACGGGGACTGGCTGGACAAGGACGCGCGCTACGCGCGCACGGACGAATACGTCTCCATCCTGAAGTCCATCTGGGCGGCCGATAAGCCGGTGGACCACGAGGGCACCTACTACCGCATCAAGGGCGCCTCGCCCGAGGTGCGGAGCGTGCAGAAGCCGCGCATCCCCATCTATTTCGGCGGTGCCTCCGATGCCGCGCTGCGCGTGGCCGGCCGCCATGCCGATGTCTATGCCCTCTGGGGCGAGACCCAGGCGCAGGTGCGGGAGATCGTCGCCCGCGTGCGGGAGGAAGCCGCCAAGCACGGGCGGGAGAAGGATGTCCGCTTCTCCCTGAGCTTCCGCCCCATCCTGGCAGAGACGGAGGAAGCAGCCTGGGCCAAGGCCGAGCGGATTCTGGCGCGGCTGCGCGAGATACGTGGCCAGGCCATCCTGGGCCCCAACAATGCCGCGCCGCGGAATGCCGGCTCCCAACGCCTGCTGGACGCCGCGGCCCTGGGGGACCGTCCGGAAGGGCGCCTCTATACGGCCATCGCGCGGGAGACGGGCGCGCGGGGCAATACCACCGCCCTGGTCGGCACGCCCCGGCAGGTGGCGGAGGCCTTCCTCGAATATTATGCGCTCGGCGTCACCACCTTCCTGATCCGCGGCTTCGATCCGCTGGAGGATGCGGTGGAATACGGGCGTGAGCTGCTTCCCCTGACCAAGCGCCTGCTGGCCGAGCGCCAGGGCCGGAACGTGCCGGTGGCCGCGGAGTGAACATGCAACGTCGTCATATCCTCCTGGGTGGGGCGGCTCTCGTCGCCTCCCTCTCCGCGCCTCTGCTGCTGCGCGCCCAGGGCGCGTGGAGCGGTGCGCCGCTGCGCGTCGGCGACCAGCGCGGCAATGCCCGCGCGGTGATGGATGCCGCCGGCGTGCTGAAGGGCCTGGAAGGTAAGATTGCCTGGAGCGAATTCCCCGCCGCCGCGCCGCTGGTGGAGGCGCTGAACGCCGATGCCATCGACGCCGGACTGGTGGGTGATGCGCCCTTCACCTTCGGCGTCGCCGCGGGCGTGCCGATCAAGGCCATTGCCGCCACGCGGCAGAACCAGGACGGCCTGGCCATCCTGGTGCCCAAGGACAGCCCCATCCAGAGCCTCGCGGATCTGAAGGGCAAGCGCATCGCCACCGGCCGGGGCTCCATCGGGCATCAGCTGGTGCTGGCGGCACTGGAGAATGCCGGCCTGCCGGCGGAGAGCGTGCAGCTCACCTTCCTGCTGCCCGCTGATGCCAAGGCCGCCTTCAGCCGGGGTTCCGTGGATGCCTGGTCCACCTGGGAACCTTATGTGGCGCAGGAGGAGGTGCTCTCGGGCGCGCGGCGCGTGGTGGACGGCAACGGCATCACCCCCGGCCTCAGCTTCCTGGTGGCGCGGGAAAGCGCCATCGCCTCCCGCCGGCCGGAGCTGGCGGATTTCGTCCGCCGCCTGGCGGTGGCGCGGGCCTGGGCCAATGAGAATATCCCAGGCTATGCCAGGAGCTGGTCGCAACTGATGAATATCCCGGAGCCGGTGGCCGAGCTCTGGTTCCGCCGCGCCCGCACCCGCGTCGTGCCGATCGACGACAGCGTGGTGGCGGACGAGCAGAAGAACATCGATCTCTATACCCGCGCCCGTCTGGTGCGCTCCGCCATCAAGGCCGAGGATGTACTCGACCGCTCCTTCGCGGATGCCATCAAGGCCGGCCTTTCCGCAACCTGAGCGGAGGCCGGCGACCTGCCCGAGGAGAGGGGCTTCCGCCTTTCTTGACGCCACCAGACCCGCATGCCAGAGCCCGTGACAGCACGAGCAGAATAACAGCCTGGCACGCGGATATACGATGGCACTCGATCAGGAAACGTTGCAGCAGCTTCTCGGCACCGTCGAGCGTTTCGTCGGGGAGCGCCTGCGGCCACTGGAAGACAAGATCGCGGAAGATGACGAGATTCCCGCAGATGTCGTGGCGGAGATGCGCGATCTCGGCCTCTTCGGCCTCTCCATCCCCGAGGAATATGGTGGCCTCGGCCTCAGCATGTCAGAGGAGGCACAGGTCGCCTTCCGGCTCGGCGGCACTTCACCCGCTTTCCGCTCCCTGATCGGCACGAATAACGGCATCGGCTCCCAGGGTATCATCATCGACGGCACGGAGGAGCAGCGCCAGGCCTGGCTGCCGCGCCTCGCCTCCGGCGAGATCCTGGCCTCCTTCTGCCTGACCGAGCCCGAGGCGGGTTCCGATGCCGGCTCGCTCCGCACCAGCGCGCGGCGGGATGGCGACGACTTCGTCATCAACGGCACCAAGCGCTTCATCACCAACGCGCCGGAGGCCGGGCTTTTCACCGTCTTCGCCCGCACCGATCCCGAAAGCCGCGATGCGCGCGGCGTCTCTGCCTTCCTGGTGGAGGCCGACCGGCCCGGCGTCTCGCTCGGCGCGCGGGATCGCAAGATGGGCCAGAGGGGCACCCATACCTGCGACGTGAATTTCGACGAGGTGCGCGTGCCGGCGTTGAACATCATTGGTGGCGAGGCGCGGCTGGGCCGGGGCTTCAAGACGGCCATGAAGGTGCTGGACCGCGGCCGCCTGCATATCAGCGCCGTCTGCGTCGGCGTGGCGGAACGGCTGATCGCCGATAGCCTGCGTTATGCCATGGATCGCAGGCAGTTCGGCCAGCCCATTGCCGAGTTCCAGCTGGTCCAGGCGATGCTGGCGGATATGAAGGCCGAGGCCTTCGCTGCCCGTTGCATGGTGGAGGAGACGGCGCGCCGCAAGGATGCCGGCGCCAACGTCTCGACCGAGGCAGCCTGCTGCAAGATGTTCGCCAGCGAGATGGTGGGCCGCGTGGCCGACAAGGCCGTGCAGATCCACGGCGGCGCCGGCTATGTGGCCGATTACGGCGTCGAACGCTTCTACCGTGATGTGCGCCTGTTCCGCATCTATGAGGGGACGACGCAGATCCAGCAGTTGGTGATCGCCCGCAACATGATCCGCGAAGCACGGAGCTAGGCGGCCCGCCCCCGTGGGGGCGGCTTACTCCCAAAAAGGTCGCGAACGATTTAGGCGCGTACGTAGGAAGGGCATGGCTGCCATGCGGAAATAATGGTCGCGTGCGATATTATCGCGCGGCATAACAAGCCCAACGCAGAAACCAGCGACACCCCAACCCCGGAGCAAAACACCATGACCGCCTTCCGCACCCTCCTCGCCGCCACCGCCCTCCTCGCCACCTCCGCCGCCACCGTTTCCGCCAACCCCCTCACCGTTCAGAGCCAGGGCGAGACCTTCGCCGTCCAATACGCCGCTGACCACACCGGCAACATCCTTGGCGGCGGCGCCGTCCGCACCGAAGGCAACGGCAACAGCCTCCGCATCATCCACCTGAACAACGCCTTCGCCCGCCAGCCCAGCGGCATCCCCACCTTCTCCGGCGGCTCCGAAGGCTCCATCGCCTATCTCCTCCCCCCCAACCCCGCCCTCGCCAGCCGCTGAACACACCACCCCGGGCGCGGCGCGCGCAACACCAGGCGCCGCTCCCAAGGCTCTCTCGCCTGGGCTCGACGATCCACCCGCCGGGGCTGGATCGTGGCGGCTTCAGAACCAAGTAGGGCCCATGCCGCGCGTTGCCCTGCCCGCCCTTCTCCTCCTGGCCACCCTCTGCCTCCTGTCACTTCCCGCCGCCGCTCAGCGCGGCAGCGCGGAGGATTGGAGCCGCTGCCGTCGTGCCATCGCCGCGACTGAGCCCGGTTCCGGCGTGCCGCCGGGCCTGCTGGGCGCCATCGCGCTGGTGGAGAGCGGCCAGCGCAATCCCCTGACCGGCGCGCCCACTCCCTGGCCCTGGTCCTATAACGCCGCCGGAGAGAGCCATACCGCCTCCACCAAGGCCACTGCCATCGCCGAGGTCTCGGCCCTGCTGGCGCGGGGCGTGCGGTCCATCGACGTGGGCTGCATGCAGGTGAACCTGATGCATCATCCCACTGCCTTCGCCAATCTGGAGGAGGCCTTCGATCCCCAGGCCAATCTGCGCTACGCCGCGCGCTTCCTGAGGGAGCTACGGGCACGAACCGGGGATTGGGGCCAGGCCATTGCCCGCTACCACTCTGGCGAGGAGGCGCGCGGCGCCGCCTACAGCAGCCGCGTGGCGCTGGCGCGGATGGGCGCGGCCTGGGGCCGTGGCGGCGGCGTGCCGCTGCCGCCACGCGTGGTCCAGAACATCTGCGCCCCTGGCCTGACGCCCATGCTGCTTCTCGGCGGCGCCAGGGAGGCAAGGCGCTTCATGACACCCGAAGCACGCCGCGCCAGCAGGGCGGTACCGGTGCCCCCTGCCAGCAACCGCCCAAGGCTGGTCTGCCTGCGGACTACCGCCCGGCGCTGAGGCAGGCGGCATTCCGCACTGCCGGAGGGCAGCTACTTCAGCTCGACCGTGTTCAGCAGGCGGTCGGTACTGGCGTCATGTTCCTGTAACCGCACGGGATAGCCCCAGAGGTCGCGGATATAGGACAGGCAGGCCGAGGCAGAGCCCGACTCCAGCAGCCGCCCGTCATAGACGGCGTGGGAGAGGATCAGCCGCCGGTCGCCCAGCAGCTCGACATCCACCACGTTGATATCGGGCTCATGGACCGAAAGGTCATAGCTCCGCGACAGCTCCCGCCGCACGGCGCGGTAGCCATCCTCGTTGTGGATGCTGCGCACCTCCGCATGTCCCTCCCCCGCCGTGGCGGAGACATGGAACATGCGGAAATCCCGGATGACCTTGGGCGAGAGATATTGCAACACGAAGCTCTCATCCCGATGCGTGGCCCAGATGGAGCGCAGCGTCCCGTAGGGGTCGCCATTGCCCGCGATCTCCGGGAACCAGTACCGGTCCTCTGATGTCGGTTCGGTGCAGATGCGCTTGATATCGTTCATCATGGCGAAGCCAAGCGCATAGGGATTCCAGCCGGAAAAACGTGGGTCGTCCCAACCCGGCTGGAAGATCACCGCGGTATGTGAATGCAAGAACTCCTGGAAGTTACCGTCGGAAATCTGGCCGCGGTCATGCATCCGCTGCATGATCTCGTAATGCGTGAAGGTGGCGCAGCCTTCATTCATTACCTTGGTCTGCTTCTGCGGGTAGAAATACTGGCCGATCGTCCGGACGATGCGGATCAGCTCCCGCTCCCAGCCCCGCAGCGCCGGCGCGTTCTTCTCGATGAAATAGAGGAGGTTCTCCTCCGGCAGGTTCAGCCGCGCGCGCATCTCGGCCGCCGCCCGGGCACGCTCGTCCATGTTCATGGAGTCCAGCACATCAACCCCCGGCACGGTGCTCCAGAGCGGGTTGTAGGTGGTTTCCTCATACTCGCGCCGAGCTTCGGCCCGCCGTTGCTCCTCCCGCAACTGCTTGACCCGGCGGCGGTAGCGGTTCACGCCCTGGGATTGCAGTGCGTGGGCGGCATCCAGGATGCGCTCGACCGCCGGCAGGCCATAACGCGCCTCGCATTTCGCCACATAGGCGGTCGCGAATTCGAGATACTCAAGAATCCCCTCCGCATCCGTCCATTGCTGGAACATGTGGTTGTTCTTGAAGAAATGATTGTGACCGAAGGCGGCGTGCGCCACGACCAGGGCCTGCATGGTCATCGTGTTCTCCTCCATGATGTAGGAGATGCACGGACTCGAATTGATAACGATCTCATAGGCGAGGCCCTGGGCACCGGCACGGTAAAGCGCGTGGTCGCGCGCGAAGTGCTTGCCGAATGACCAGTGGCTGTACATCAGCGGCAGGCCGGTGGAGCTGTAGCGCTCCAGCATCTGCTCTGAGGTGATCACCTCGATCTGGTTTGGATAAA
This genomic window from Roseomonas marmotae contains:
- a CDS encoding LLM class flavin-dependent oxidoreductase, which gives rise to MTATDKTHPVRGEEEDTVPQKQDIEFIGMIQPRQQSEIHPASGEAIDLDYLRASAQAHDEGGFDRMLIGWYSNGPDGLQIAAHVGAHTKRVGMLVAHRPGFQAPTTAARSFNTLDQLTSGRAAIHVISGGDDTDQARDGDWLDKDARYARTDEYVSILKSIWAADKPVDHEGTYYRIKGASPEVRSVQKPRIPIYFGGASDAALRVAGRHADVYALWGETQAQVREIVARVREEAAKHGREKDVRFSLSFRPILAETEEAAWAKAERILARLREIRGQAILGPNNAAPRNAGSQRLLDAAALGDRPEGRLYTAIARETGARGNTTALVGTPRQVAEAFLEYYALGVTTFLIRGFDPLEDAVEYGRELLPLTKRLLAERQGRNVPVAAE
- a CDS encoding ABC transporter substrate-binding protein; this encodes MQRRHILLGGAALVASLSAPLLLRAQGAWSGAPLRVGDQRGNARAVMDAAGVLKGLEGKIAWSEFPAAAPLVEALNADAIDAGLVGDAPFTFGVAAGVPIKAIAATRQNQDGLAILVPKDSPIQSLADLKGKRIATGRGSIGHQLVLAALENAGLPAESVQLTFLLPADAKAAFSRGSVDAWSTWEPYVAQEEVLSGARRVVDGNGITPGLSFLVARESAIASRRPELADFVRRLAVARAWANENIPGYARSWSQLMNIPEPVAELWFRRARTRVVPIDDSVVADEQKNIDLYTRARLVRSAIKAEDVLDRSFADAIKAGLSAT
- a CDS encoding acyl-CoA dehydrogenase family protein, coding for MALDQETLQQLLGTVERFVGERLRPLEDKIAEDDEIPADVVAEMRDLGLFGLSIPEEYGGLGLSMSEEAQVAFRLGGTSPAFRSLIGTNNGIGSQGIIIDGTEEQRQAWLPRLASGEILASFCLTEPEAGSDAGSLRTSARRDGDDFVINGTKRFITNAPEAGLFTVFARTDPESRDARGVSAFLVEADRPGVSLGARDRKMGQRGTHTCDVNFDEVRVPALNIIGGEARLGRGFKTAMKVLDRGRLHISAVCVGVAERLIADSLRYAMDRRQFGQPIAEFQLVQAMLADMKAEAFAARCMVEETARRKDAGANVSTEAACCKMFASEMVGRVADKAVQIHGGAGYVADYGVERFYRDVRLFRIYEGTTQIQQLVIARNMIREARS
- a CDS encoding lytic transglycosylase domain-containing protein, coding for MPRVALPALLLLATLCLLSLPAAAQRGSAEDWSRCRRAIAATEPGSGVPPGLLGAIALVESGQRNPLTGAPTPWPWSYNAAGESHTASTKATAIAEVSALLARGVRSIDVGCMQVNLMHHPTAFANLEEAFDPQANLRYAARFLRELRARTGDWGQAIARYHSGEEARGAAYSSRVALARMGAAWGRGGGVPLPPRVVQNICAPGLTPMLLLGGAREARRFMTPEARRASRAVPVPPASNRPRLVCLRTTARR
- a CDS encoding SpoVR family protein; translated protein: MSLLYKGADWDFGTLKTVHDAIEDIALNELGLDVYPNQIEVITSEQMLERYSSTGLPLMYSHWSFGKHFARDHALYRAGAQGLAYEIVINSSPCISYIMEENTMTMQALVVAHAAFGHNHFFKNNHMFQQWTDAEGILEYLEFATAYVAKCEARYGLPAVERILDAAHALQSQGVNRYRRRVKQLREEQRRAEARREYEETTYNPLWSTVPGVDVLDSMNMDERARAAAEMRARLNLPEENLLYFIEKNAPALRGWERELIRIVRTIGQYFYPQKQTKVMNEGCATFTHYEIMQRMHDRGQISDGNFQEFLHSHTAVIFQPGWDDPRFSGWNPYALGFAMMNDIKRICTEPTSEDRYWFPEIAGNGDPYGTLRSIWATHRDESFVLQYLSPKVIRDFRMFHVSATAGEGHAEVRSIHNEDGYRAVRRELSRSYDLSVHEPDINVVDVELLGDRRLILSHAVYDGRLLESGSASACLSYIRDLWGYPVRLQEHDASTDRLLNTVELK